CGCAGCGCCCAGTGGGTCTGCAAACCACTGATCCAGGCCCCCAGCCCGAGGCAGATCACAATCAGCGTCCGGCTGTTTTTGTAATCGAGGGAGATTTCCAGCAGTTTGTCGAACACCTGGGGCAGCACCTTCTCATCCTGAGGCCGCAACGGCCAGAACATCGGCTCACCGGAGCTTCCGGAACTGGAAAACACCAGATGGGTCCCGGCCAGCGAACCGTCAAAACATCTTTGCTGGAGCGGATAAGGGATGACGTAATTGTGCTTTGTGGTCAAGGGAAGCTGCGTGAACTGGTCAAGAGATTCGAGTGTTCCCGGGGCATGCTGTTGTGTGGCAAGAAAATCAGCATAGGCCGGAACCGAGGCAAGAATGTGATTGACCTGTTTGAGCAGTGCGTCTTCAGCTTCTTGAAACAACGCCTGTTCTTGCTGTTCGATGTGTGTAACGTCAAATTCCATCGTTCTCTCCTCGTTTTTATGAATCTTTGGCAAAAATCCGTGTGTTTTTCAAACGTTCAGCCGTCAATCGATGCTCTTCCACCCTTTGAGCAGGGCGGCCCGGACACCCACCAGCACAATCACCACCGCGCACACCACCATCAGCCGCAACGGTTCAACGACATCCAGCAGATACCCGGTGACGCCGTAGGACACCGGTTGCGTCGACAAAGCCAATGCGGTCAACACCGCCAGCACCTTACCCCGCGACTGTTCGGGCAGCAGCCTCTGGTAGAGGACAATCAACTTGATATTCACCAGATTCAACCCCAACCCGGCAAGCAGGCAGCCGATCAGGCTCCAGTGATATCCGGGCAAACCACCGATCACGCCAAACGCGCCGCCGAGCAGAAAAAAGCCGCCGGCGATCATCGTCCGATCCGTCAAGCGAATCCGGCAGGCAGACAACAACAGGGTGCCCGTCAGCATGCCGCCGCCAAAGGCCGCCATCATCCAGCCCATGCCGCCGGCCCCTTTGCCGTAAAGACCTTGCGCCAGAACCGGGATGACAATCGTGATGGAGCAAAAAAACAGGTTAACGATGACAATGGGTAGCAGCAACTGCGTCAGCAATGGCCGGTCGGCAAAAACGGTTTTGACAATGCCGAGATCTTTCAGCCAGCTGCCGGACGACTGATGGCGGGGTAATGTCTTTTTGATGTTCAGCAGAAAATAAATCGACAGGGCAAAGGACAAGGTATTAAACAAAAACGCGGCGCTCACGCCAATGGCGGCGATCAGAGAACTGCCGACCAGCGGCCCGACCACGGCGCTGCCGCTGGCTCCGAGCTGGGCCAGGGCATTGGCCCGGGTCAACGAATCCTTTTCCGGTTCCACCAGATCCGGCAGCACGGAAAGCGCGGCGGGATTAAAAAAGGCCGACGCCAACGAGATCAGCACGGTCGCGCCGAGCAACAGGGGATAATTGAGAAAACCACCATAAGAGGCAAAGGCGACAAAACCGACAATCACTAGGCGGACAAGATCAGCGACGATCATCACCTGCTTTTTGTTAAAGCGATCAATCACGGTTCCGGCATAAGGGGCAATGAGAATCCCCGGCAAGGACGTGCCGATCATGATGCCGCCGACCAGCCCGGCGCTTCCGGACCAAGAATAGGTCACCCACAGCAGCGCCAGAGAATGGATTCTATCGCCGAGCTGGGAGATCAGCTGGCCGAGAAAAAACTGGCGAAAATCGTTATTCCCCGCAAAAATCGTCTTGCCCATGCGTCATCTCCAGTTCGGACAGTTCAGCCAATTCAGCTTTAATAAAACTGTAAATGCGTTCAGCGGTCGGCCCCAGAAC
This region of uncultured Desulfuromonas sp. genomic DNA includes:
- a CDS encoding MFS transporter produces the protein MGKTIFAGNNDFRQFFLGQLISQLGDRIHSLALLWVTYSWSGSAGLVGGIMIGTSLPGILIAPYAGTVIDRFNKKQVMIVADLVRLVIVGFVAFASYGGFLNYPLLLGATVLISLASAFFNPAALSVLPDLVEPEKDSLTRANALAQLGASGSAVVGPLVGSSLIAAIGVSAAFLFNTLSFALSIYFLLNIKKTLPRHQSSGSWLKDLGIVKTVFADRPLLTQLLLPIVIVNLFFCSITIVIPVLAQGLYGKGAGGMGWMMAAFGGGMLTGTLLLSACRIRLTDRTMIAGGFFLLGGAFGVIGGLPGYHWSLIGCLLAGLGLNLVNIKLIVLYQRLLPEQSRGKVLAVLTALALSTQPVSYGVTGYLLDVVEPLRLMVVCAVVIVLVGVRAALLKGWKSID